A single genomic interval of Aegicerativicinus sediminis harbors:
- a CDS encoding hemolysin family protein, with protein METAWLIVILMLILSAFFSGMEIAFVSSNKIHIEIEKKKEDFLAGILTKITDRPSKFIATMLIGNNIALVIYGFLMGDILVDWFQSMLPANSTVVNYLLNDLSLLSQTVISTLIILITAEFLPKVFFQIYSNTFLRLFAVPAYLFYMLFTYISDFVIWISNKVLKYFFKADGDDVKLAMTKVELGHYISEQMESIEEDDEVDSEIQIFQNALEFSEVKARAVMIPRTEIVAVDVTDSVKNVNALFTSTGLSKILVYKGTIDDIVGYVHSFELFKKPKSLSSISRPVLYVPETMLVKDILNMLTRRRMSMAVVIDEYGGTAGIMTIEDIVEELFGEIEDEHDTVVLIEEQLDERNYKFSARLEVDYINETYKLDLPEGENYETLGGLIMDETEGIPDVNEVILIENFQFKILEASSTKIDVVSLRILEED; from the coding sequence ATGGAGACCGCTTGGTTGATTGTAATTTTAATGCTGATTCTTTCAGCATTTTTTTCTGGTATGGAGATAGCCTTCGTTTCTTCCAACAAAATTCATATTGAAATTGAGAAGAAAAAGGAAGATTTTCTTGCCGGAATTTTAACCAAAATAACTGATAGGCCATCCAAATTTATTGCCACTATGCTCATTGGCAACAATATTGCTCTGGTAATATATGGTTTTTTAATGGGAGATATATTGGTGGATTGGTTTCAGTCTATGCTTCCGGCGAATTCAACCGTTGTCAATTATTTATTAAATGATTTGAGTTTATTAAGTCAAACGGTTATATCTACCCTCATTATATTAATTACTGCGGAATTTCTTCCCAAAGTATTTTTTCAGATTTACTCCAATACGTTTCTTCGACTATTTGCTGTGCCAGCCTATTTATTTTATATGCTATTTACCTATATCTCAGATTTTGTCATCTGGATTTCAAATAAAGTATTGAAGTATTTTTTTAAGGCAGATGGGGACGATGTTAAATTGGCCATGACAAAGGTGGAATTAGGTCATTACATAAGTGAACAAATGGAATCTATAGAGGAAGACGATGAGGTTGATAGTGAGATACAGATATTTCAAAATGCCTTAGAGTTTTCAGAGGTTAAAGCGAGAGCAGTAATGATTCCAAGGACGGAAATTGTTGCAGTAGATGTTACGGATTCCGTTAAAAATGTTAATGCACTATTTACTTCTACCGGACTTTCCAAAATATTGGTTTATAAAGGAACCATTGATGATATTGTGGGCTATGTTCATTCTTTCGAACTATTTAAAAAGCCAAAATCACTTTCTTCTATATCTCGCCCAGTATTGTATGTCCCAGAAACCATGCTTGTTAAAGATATACTAAACATGCTTACCAGAAGGCGAATGAGTATGGCCGTTGTTATAGATGAGTATGGAGGAACTGCGGGTATTATGACGATTGAAGATATAGTTGAGGAACTTTTTGGGGAGATTGAGGATGAGCATGATACAGTTGTGCTGATAGAGGAGCAATTGGACGAACGAAACTATAAATTTTCGGCGCGTCTGGAAGTGGATTACATAAATGAAACTTATAAATTAGATCTGCCTGAAGGCGAAAACTATGAGACTTTGGGCGGTCTAATAATGGATGAAACTGAAGGTATCCCAGATGTAAATGAAGTAATTCTCATTGAAAATTTTCAGTTTAAAATCTTGGAAGCATCCTCTACGAAAATAGATGTGGTATCCCTTAGAATCCTTGAAGAGGACTAA
- the lptC gene encoding LPS export ABC transporter periplasmic protein LptC codes for MVAVFSVTMFFSCKDNFKEVQKIGITQNEPISEARGINLKYTDSGEVKAHLVSPKMYDYSNRDFPFNEFPDGIKLTIFDDKGNENYIFSDYAVYYGRTKLIDLQGNVQLITNMNDTLLTDQIYYDEIRQWVFTNYPVTIISKGNVSEGNILDSDRNFKELQLMEGRADVYVNDNN; via the coding sequence ATGGTCGCAGTATTTTCTGTGACCATGTTTTTTTCATGTAAGGACAACTTTAAGGAGGTTCAAAAAATTGGTATTACACAAAATGAGCCTATTAGTGAGGCAAGGGGTATCAATTTGAAATATACGGATTCTGGTGAGGTTAAAGCACACTTGGTAAGTCCAAAAATGTATGACTATAGTAACAGGGATTTCCCCTTTAATGAATTTCCTGACGGAATAAAACTTACCATTTTTGATGATAAGGGAAATGAAAATTATATTTTCTCTGATTATGCTGTTTATTATGGTAGAACCAAATTGATAGATCTTCAGGGTAATGTTCAGCTCATAACAAATATGAATGATACACTTCTTACGGACCAGATCTATTATGATGAGATTCGTCAATGGGTTTTTACCAATTATCCCGTAACCATAATATCTAAAGGCAACGTCAGTGAAGGGAATATTTTAGATTCAGACCGAAATTTTAAGGAACTTCAACTTATGGAAGGACGTGCTGACGTTTACGTGAACGATAATAATTAA
- a CDS encoding peptidylprolyl isomerase: MAVLNKIRQRSLFLILVIALALFSFVLADLFKNSSALTGGSQDVVATVNGEDINRTTFADRVELMQRQMGPASTSTQAMDRVYNQQVKEVLIEQQLQELGYTVEQAETRELLRNAFASYPEFTNEAGMFDEAKLNEYIANLKAIAPQPAPLGNFQMTYADWVNYEATLGRNAQEQAYYNMIKAGLNATLGEAEDEYMLESNTVDVRFVQLPFTSIADSLVEVTKSDIKNYIDKNPDQYQVEDSRDIVFVEFTEQPTVEDEEAVKENLLALLQNRVEYNKETKTNDSVYGFRDLTADKIGEFVNSNSDIRYSDNFIFKNALPLNYRDSIYDLNVGDIFGPYKDAGYYKLSKVVAEKQIPDSVKSRHILIPYIGAQMAQPDVIRTPDQAKQLADSLYNVLQKNKSKFGEFVTEYSSDQGSVNNGGEYDFHSFGTMVKPFNDFEFENAPGSMKVVETVFGYHIVEVLEQSSKKRAIKVATIAEKIEPSENTIDEVFNETSKFEIAIKEKAFRDVAKENGYNVRPVNNIKELQEMLPGLGNQRTIVRWAFEDETDLGEFKRFSLAGGGYVVVQLVGKHKAGLMDPENASATAIAEIRNQKKAEMLKSKVSATSLDDIAKNNNTSVRTAAAVNMKNPTLAGAGLEPKVVGVAFGLKEGEISDLVVGNKGVYKIEVTKKTDAAKLDNYQGVLSRLNSSAGANVQTKVFDALKNAAEIDDYRGRFY, translated from the coding sequence ATGGCAGTTTTAAATAAAATCAGACAACGATCACTGTTTTTAATTTTGGTTATTGCTTTGGCATTGTTCTCATTTGTTCTTGCAGACTTATTCAAGAATAGCAGTGCCCTTACAGGTGGTTCACAAGATGTTGTCGCAACGGTAAATGGAGAGGATATTAACCGCACAACGTTTGCGGATAGGGTAGAATTGATGCAACGCCAAATGGGTCCGGCTTCAACATCCACCCAAGCCATGGATAGGGTATACAATCAACAAGTAAAAGAAGTGTTGATTGAACAGCAATTACAGGAGTTGGGTTATACCGTAGAACAGGCAGAAACAAGAGAGCTTTTAAGGAATGCTTTTGCCTCCTATCCAGAATTTACTAATGAAGCAGGCATGTTCGATGAAGCTAAATTGAATGAATATATTGCCAACTTAAAGGCAATTGCGCCCCAACCTGCACCTCTTGGAAACTTTCAAATGACGTATGCCGATTGGGTTAATTATGAAGCTACTTTAGGTAGAAATGCACAAGAACAGGCATATTACAATATGATTAAAGCTGGCTTAAATGCAACTTTGGGAGAAGCTGAGGATGAATATATGTTGGAGAGCAATACAGTGGATGTTCGTTTTGTTCAACTTCCATTTACAAGTATCGCTGATAGCTTAGTTGAAGTTACTAAATCTGATATTAAAAACTATATAGATAAGAATCCAGATCAATATCAAGTTGAAGATTCTAGAGATATTGTTTTTGTTGAATTTACAGAGCAACCAACTGTTGAGGATGAAGAAGCCGTAAAAGAAAATTTATTGGCACTTCTTCAAAATAGGGTGGAGTATAATAAGGAAACAAAAACCAATGATTCAGTATATGGTTTTAGGGATTTAACTGCCGATAAAATTGGTGAGTTTGTAAATTCAAATTCAGATATACGTTATTCCGATAACTTTATTTTTAAGAATGCACTTCCGCTGAACTACAGAGATAGTATTTACGATTTGAATGTCGGTGATATTTTTGGTCCATATAAAGATGCTGGCTATTATAAGTTAAGTAAAGTGGTGGCTGAAAAACAAATCCCAGATTCAGTAAAATCTCGTCACATACTAATTCCATACATCGGTGCGCAAATGGCACAACCAGATGTAATTAGAACTCCAGATCAGGCCAAACAGTTGGCAGATAGTTTATATAATGTTCTCCAAAAGAACAAATCTAAATTTGGAGAATTTGTTACTGAATATTCTTCTGACCAAGGAAGTGTAAATAATGGTGGTGAGTACGATTTTCATAGTTTCGGGACTATGGTTAAGCCATTCAATGACTTTGAGTTTGAAAATGCTCCGGGCAGTATGAAAGTTGTTGAAACTGTGTTTGGATACCATATCGTGGAAGTGTTGGAGCAGTCATCAAAGAAGCGAGCTATTAAGGTGGCTACTATTGCTGAGAAAATTGAGCCTTCTGAAAATACGATAGACGAGGTTTTTAATGAAACTTCAAAATTTGAAATAGCTATTAAGGAAAAGGCTTTTCGTGATGTCGCAAAAGAGAATGGATACAACGTTAGACCTGTTAACAATATCAAAGAATTACAGGAAATGCTTCCAGGTTTAGGAAATCAAAGAACTATCGTTAGATGGGCGTTTGAGGATGAAACTGATTTAGGTGAGTTCAAGAGATTTTCTTTAGCCGGTGGAGGTTATGTAGTTGTTCAATTGGTTGGTAAGCACAAAGCTGGATTAATGGATCCTGAAAATGCATCTGCAACTGCAATTGCAGAAATTAGGAACCAAAAGAAAGCTGAAATGTTGAAATCTAAAGTTTCTGCAACCTCACTTGATGATATAGCAAAGAACAACAATACTTCAGTTAGGACTGCCGCTGCCGTGAATATGAAAAATCCAACTTTGGCCGGTGCTGGTTTGGAGCCTAAGGTTGTAGGTGTAGCTTTTGGATTGAAAGAAGGTGAAATTTCTGATTTGGTTGTTGGAAACAAAGGTGTCTACAAAATTGAAGTTACTAAGAAAACTGATGCGGCAAAATTGGATAATTACCAGGGTGTTTTAAGTAGATTGAATAGCTCCGCTGGTGCGAATGTTCAAACCAAAGTGTTTGATGCACTTAAGAATGCTGCAGAAATAGATGATTACAGAGGAAGATTTTATTAA